A window of Malania oleifera isolate guangnan ecotype guangnan chromosome 5, ASM2987363v1, whole genome shotgun sequence contains these coding sequences:
- the LOC131156576 gene encoding basic endochitinase has protein sequence MEASKASNWVFLVLGVFYVSLGAWAEQCGKQAGGAVCPGGLCCSQFGWCGNTNDYCGNGCQSQCTPGGGGGDIGSLITQSKFDEIFKHRSGCPSKGFYSSDAFVAAAKSFGGFAATGDTATRKREIAAFLAQTSHETTGGWASAPDGPYSWGYCYIQEQGNPGAYCSPSAQWPCASGKKYYGRGPIQISYNYNYGPAGRAIGVDLLNNPDLVATDPVVSFKTAIWFWMTPQSPKPSCHDVITGRWTPSGADRSAGRVPGYGVLTNIINGGIECGKGPNSSVQDRIGFYKRYCDILGVGYGDNLDCYNQRPFGSG, from the exons ATGGAAGCAAGCAAAGCAAGCAACTGGGTATTTCTAGTTTTGGGTGTTTTTTATGTGTCACTAGGAGCTTGGGCAGAGCAATGTGGGAAGCAAGCTGGGGGAGCTGTGTGCCCAGGAGGCCTATGCTGCAGCCAGTTTGGGTGGTGTGGCAACACCAATGACTACTGTGGTAATGGTTGTCAAAGCCAGTGCACCCCTGGTGGTGGTGGCGGTGATATTGGCAGTCTCATCACTCAGTCAAAGTTTGATGAGATTTTTAAGCATCGGAGTGGCTGCCCCAGCAAGGGCTTCTACAGCTCCGATGCTTTCGTAGCTGCGGCGAAATCTTTTGGAGGTTTTGCAGCAACCGGCGACACCGCCACCCGTAAAAGGGAGATTGCAGCCTTTTTGGCTCAAACTTCCCACGAGACTACTG GGGGATGGGCAAGTGCACCGGACGGGCCATACTCATGGGGGTACTGCTATATTCAAGAACAGGGGAATCCTGGCGCATACTGTTCCCCAAGTGCACAGTGGCCTTGTGCCTCTGGCAAGAAATATTATGGCAGAGGCCCTATCCAAATTTCCTA CAATTACAACTATGGGCCAGCGGGGCGGGCCATAGGAGTGGACCTCCTAAACAATCCGGATCTGGTAGCAACCGACCCGGTTGTATCCTTCAAGACGGCAATCTGGTTTTGGATGACTCCGCAGTCGCCGAAGCCCTCCTGCCACGACGTCATCACCGGGCGATGGACGCCATCCGGGGCGGACCGGTCGGCGGGTCGGGTCCCCGGGTACGGTGTTCTCACTAACATTATCAATGGGGGCATTGAGTGCGGAAAGGGCCCAAACTCGTCAGTCCAAGACCGAATCGGGTTCTATAAGAGGTACTGTGACATACTTGGGGTGGGCTACGGTGACAACCTTGACTGCTACAACCAAAGGCCTTTTGGATCTGGGTAA